The following proteins are encoded in a genomic region of Spirosoma sp. SC4-14:
- a CDS encoding DUF4199 domain-containing protein encodes MNEQPSSTRLALKWGVILGIVLMLITLVLYLTDQTTNPWFSVLTLAVMIAALILAMQEYRKVNGGFMSYGEGVGMGALLSGVAGILASAFSTFYNVVIDPTIQQRAFEQARERLENQNMSDEQIDQALEFSQKFQSPGFTFIAGVFGTIIMGALLSLIIAAFIRRNKNNPFD; translated from the coding sequence ATGAACGAACAACCATCTTCTACACGCCTTGCCCTAAAATGGGGCGTCATTTTGGGTATTGTTTTGATGTTAATAACGCTGGTTCTGTACCTGACTGACCAAACCACCAATCCATGGTTCTCCGTGCTAACCTTGGCGGTAATGATAGCGGCCCTGATTCTGGCTATGCAGGAGTACCGAAAAGTAAACGGAGGGTTTATGTCGTATGGCGAAGGCGTTGGTATGGGCGCACTGCTTTCGGGAGTGGCAGGTATACTGGCTTCGGCATTTTCTACTTTCTATAACGTTGTGATTGACCCGACTATTCAGCAACGCGCATTTGAACAGGCACGCGAACGGCTGGAAAATCAGAATATGTCTGACGAGCAAATTGACCAGGCACTCGAGTTTTCGCAGAAGTTTCAATCGCCTGGTTTTACGTTTATTGCTGGCGTGTTTGGGACCATTATTATGGGCGCACTGCTTTCGCTGATTATTGCGGCATTCATACGCCGAAACAAGAATAATCCGTTTGATTGA
- a CDS encoding DUF4199 domain-containing protein — protein MKDIITYFNHPLLKLPLLAGLVTGFLCFLYFLALYALDVPPLGNIRVLDFGIHIIMMIATVWYYRKYIGHGMLHLWEGITICYVINTIAALVTGWLIYFFVTQVDTTVFAEYIVNSKKLLLEGKKQLVDQFGPETFNDQWTKVSTMTPGVLLPDELTKKTALAVLPVLIISLLFRKQDYNVLR, from the coding sequence ATGAAAGACATTATTACCTATTTTAACCACCCCTTATTAAAGCTCCCGCTATTGGCCGGACTGGTAACGGGCTTTTTATGTTTTCTTTATTTTCTGGCTCTTTATGCGCTGGATGTTCCTCCACTGGGTAATATTCGGGTTCTCGATTTTGGTATTCATATTATTATGATGATCGCCACCGTGTGGTATTATCGGAAGTATATTGGTCATGGAATGCTTCACCTTTGGGAAGGAATAACCATTTGTTACGTGATCAATACGATTGCCGCACTCGTAACGGGGTGGCTAATTTATTTCTTCGTTACTCAGGTCGACACTACCGTATTTGCCGAATATATTGTAAACTCGAAAAAGCTGCTGCTGGAGGGCAAAAAACAACTGGTCGATCAATTTGGTCCTGAAACGTTTAACGATCAATGGACAAAGGTTAGCACCATGACGCCCGGCGTACTGCTGCCCGATGAACTGACGAAAAAAACAGCGCTGGCGGTGCTCCCTGTATTGATTATTTCGCTGCTTTTCCGAAAGCAGGATTATAATGTATTGCGATAA